One stretch of Tepidibacter hydrothermalis DNA includes these proteins:
- a CDS encoding MATE family efflux transporter: MDYLFSKKFTFKEFLKFVAPAVISMVFISLYTIIDGIFVSNLAGPDALASINIVLPIFNIVLGFSIMLGAGGSALISKMLGEKNNEKANEALSLIVYSGIIIGIILAIVGIIFSSNIFNFLGATDILLPYCISYGNVIILCTPIFIVKTMFEFFVRADGDFNFSLFLSIIGGVVNIVFDYVFIKLFNLGILGAALATGLGILVSCLFGFWYFFSSKSNLNFVIPKFNLKLLKDTMYNGSSEMVSELSTGITTFLFNILALKYAGERGVAALSIILYIHFLLVSTYLGFSSGIAPLISFNYGAKNTDKLKETFKYSKTFILVSSLLIFTTSLLFAPFLVRVFVSTDSQIYNLTLFGLRIFSFSFLFVGLNIFTSALFTAFSNGKISSITSFSRTFAFVLLGAYLFPPLFKINGLWLIVPFAEIATMFISVIFIKKYKNFYMY; the protein is encoded by the coding sequence ATGGATTATTTATTTTCTAAAAAATTTACATTCAAAGAATTCTTAAAATTTGTAGCTCCAGCAGTTATATCTATGGTTTTTATATCTCTTTATACGATTATAGATGGAATATTTGTTTCAAACCTTGCTGGTCCAGATGCTTTGGCTAGCATAAACATAGTTTTACCTATCTTCAATATTGTTTTAGGCTTTAGTATAATGCTGGGAGCAGGTGGCAGTGCCTTAATTTCAAAAATGCTCGGAGAAAAAAATAATGAAAAAGCTAACGAAGCACTGTCTTTAATTGTTTACTCAGGAATTATAATTGGAATAATATTGGCTATCGTAGGAATAATATTTTCTTCTAATATTTTTAATTTTCTAGGTGCAACTGATATTCTTTTACCCTACTGTATTTCTTACGGTAATGTAATTATACTATGTACACCTATATTTATAGTGAAAACGATGTTTGAATTTTTCGTTAGAGCTGATGGAGATTTTAATTTTAGTTTATTTCTATCTATAATAGGTGGAGTTGTAAATATTGTTTTTGATTATGTTTTTATAAAATTATTTAACCTTGGAATTTTAGGAGCTGCTTTAGCTACCGGACTTGGAATATTAGTATCTTGTTTATTTGGATTTTGGTATTTCTTTTCCTCTAAATCAAATTTAAATTTCGTAATTCCAAAATTTAATTTAAAGTTGTTAAAAGATACTATGTATAATGGTTCATCTGAAATGGTATCAGAATTATCAACCGGAATAACTACCTTTTTATTTAATATATTAGCTTTAAAATATGCTGGTGAAAGGGGTGTAGCTGCTTTAAGCATAATATTATACATCCATTTTTTATTGGTCTCAACATATTTAGGATTTTCCTCCGGCATAGCCCCATTAATAAGTTTTAATTACGGTGCTAAAAATACAGATAAATTAAAAGAGACCTTTAAATATTCTAAAACGTTCATTTTGGTTTCTTCTTTACTAATTTTTACTACATCATTACTTTTCGCTCCATTTTTAGTAAGAGTATTCGTAAGCACAGATAGCCAAATCTATAATTTAACTCTATTTGGCCTTAGAATATTTTCATTTAGTTTTTTATTTGTAGGCTTAAATATTTTTACATCAGCTCTTTTTACAGCGTTCTCTAATGGTAAGATTTCTTCTATAACTTCATTTTCAAGAACCTTTGCTTTTGTTTTACTAGGAGCGTACTTATTTCCTCCTTTATTTAAAATAAATGGTCTTTGGTTAATAGTTCCATTCGCAGAAATTGCAACCATGTTCATTTCTGTTATATTTATAAAAAAATATAAAAACTTTTATATGTATTAA
- a CDS encoding 3'-5' exonuclease has product MNYIIYDLEFNQTKSIKNTVKDACKCPFEIIQIGAIKLDEHFNAVATFDRLVRPTVYPTLNPYIEELTNIDINQLNKADYFPKVYKDFLDFIDDSSIFCVWGKVDLKELFRNIRYHELNSPINKKYIDVQHHATRYLKFTKGFSVGLQRAVDTFKIPLHKEFHNAFNDAYYTSEVFKIIYNKNILPETYDTSRTARSNSTKQKVDMSALFRQFEKMYSRKMTRHEKKIIKLAYMMGKTNQFSIDIEKKTHD; this is encoded by the coding sequence ATGAATTACATAATATACGACTTAGAATTCAATCAAACAAAATCAATTAAAAACACTGTAAAAGACGCGTGTAAATGTCCCTTTGAAATAATTCAAATAGGTGCAATTAAATTAGACGAACATTTTAATGCAGTAGCAACCTTTGATAGACTGGTGCGCCCAACAGTATATCCAACTTTGAACCCTTATATAGAAGAACTCACTAATATAGATATTAATCAATTAAATAAAGCCGATTACTTCCCTAAAGTTTATAAGGATTTTTTAGACTTTATAGATGATTCTAGTATTTTTTGTGTATGGGGGAAGGTAGATCTTAAAGAACTATTTAGAAATATTCGTTACCATGAATTAAATTCTCCAATTAATAAAAAATATATAGATGTTCAACATCACGCTACTAGATATCTTAAATTTACAAAAGGTTTTAGCGTAGGTCTTCAAAGAGCAGTAGATACTTTCAAAATACCACTTCATAAAGAATTCCATAATGCTTTTAACGATGCTTATTATACAAGTGAAGTATTCAAAATTATATACAATAAAAATATACTTCCGGAAACGTACGATACAAGCAGAACAGCAAGATCTAATAGCACAAAGCAAAAAGTTGATATGAGTGCTTTATTTAGACAGTTCGAAAAGATGTACTCTAGGAAAATGACTAGACATGAAAAAAAGATTATAAAACTTGCTTATATGATGGGAAAAACCAATCAATTTAGTATAGATATCGAAAAAAAGACTC